A genomic window from Punica granatum isolate Tunisia-2019 chromosome 2, ASM765513v2, whole genome shotgun sequence includes:
- the LOC116197757 gene encoding uncharacterized protein LOC116197757 isoform X2, giving the protein MVHLGDTPSSAEPALLTISTSRGLLEARDLLGRAQLSPEMEGVKEQERVEGDAPMDCDKPMPSPQEEEAAVKKKYGGIMPKKPPLISKDHERAYFDSADWALGKQGVEKPKGPLEALRPKLQPTQQQTRYRKSPYAPSDGEEGGPAPSEDMHTQ; this is encoded by the exons ATGGTCCACCTAGGAGACACGCCTTCATCAGCGGAACCCGCGTTG CTCACAATCTCAACGTCAAGGGGCTTGCTTGAAGCTCGGGACTTGCTCGGTCG GGCGCAATTGAGTCCGGAAATGGAAGGCGTTAAAGAGCAAGAACGCGTTGAGGGAGACGCCCCGATGGATTGTGACAAGCCCATGCCTTCGCCCCAGGAAGAG GAGGCTGCAGTAAAGAAGAAGTACGGAGGAATCATGCCCAAAAAACCACCTCTTATTTCCAAG GACCATGAGCGGGCCTACTTCGATTCTGCTGATTGGGCATTGGGGAAG CAAGGCGTAGAGAAGCCCAAAGGACCTCTTGAAGCCCTTCGCCCCAAATTGCAG CCAACACAGCAGCAGACAAGATACAGGAAATCTCCTTACGCTCCATCGGATGGTGAAG AAGGGGGACCGGCTCCATCTGAGGACATGCACACTCAGTGA
- the LOC116197757 gene encoding uncharacterized protein LOC116197757 isoform X1 has translation MVHLGDTPSSAEPALLTISTSRGLLEARDLLGRAQLSPEMEGVKEQERVEGDAPMDCDKPMPSPQEEEAAVKKKYGGIMPKKPPLISKVIYNLSANCFNYKINASFHKGLVYITCILCCQDHERAYFDSADWALGKQGVEKPKGPLEALRPKLQPTQQQTRYRKSPYAPSDGEEGGPAPSEDMHTQ, from the exons ATGGTCCACCTAGGAGACACGCCTTCATCAGCGGAACCCGCGTTG CTCACAATCTCAACGTCAAGGGGCTTGCTTGAAGCTCGGGACTTGCTCGGTCG GGCGCAATTGAGTCCGGAAATGGAAGGCGTTAAAGAGCAAGAACGCGTTGAGGGAGACGCCCCGATGGATTGTGACAAGCCCATGCCTTCGCCCCAGGAAGAG GAGGCTGCAGTAAAGAAGAAGTACGGAGGAATCATGCCCAAAAAACCACCTCTTATTTCCAAGGTGATATATAATCTTTCAGCCAATTGTTTTAACTATAAAATAAATGCTAGCTTTCATAAAGGCCTTGTGTACATAACATGCATCCTCTGTTGTCAGGACCATGAGCGGGCCTACTTCGATTCTGCTGATTGGGCATTGGGGAAG CAAGGCGTAGAGAAGCCCAAAGGACCTCTTGAAGCCCTTCGCCCCAAATTGCAG CCAACACAGCAGCAGACAAGATACAGGAAATCTCCTTACGCTCCATCGGATGGTGAAG AAGGGGGACCGGCTCCATCTGAGGACATGCACACTCAGTGA
- the LOC116197757 gene encoding uncharacterized protein LOC116197757 isoform X4, translated as MEGVKEQERVEGDAPMDCDKPMPSPQEEEAAVKKKYGGIMPKKPPLISKDHERAYFDSADWALGKQGVEKPKGPLEALRPKLQPTQQQTRYRKSPYAPSDGEEGGPAPSEDMHTQ; from the exons ATGGAAGGCGTTAAAGAGCAAGAACGCGTTGAGGGAGACGCCCCGATGGATTGTGACAAGCCCATGCCTTCGCCCCAGGAAGAG GAGGCTGCAGTAAAGAAGAAGTACGGAGGAATCATGCCCAAAAAACCACCTCTTATTTCCAAG GACCATGAGCGGGCCTACTTCGATTCTGCTGATTGGGCATTGGGGAAG CAAGGCGTAGAGAAGCCCAAAGGACCTCTTGAAGCCCTTCGCCCCAAATTGCAG CCAACACAGCAGCAGACAAGATACAGGAAATCTCCTTACGCTCCATCGGATGGTGAAG AAGGGGGACCGGCTCCATCTGAGGACATGCACACTCAGTGA
- the LOC116197757 gene encoding uncharacterized protein LOC116197757 isoform X3, producing the protein MEGVKEQERVEGDAPMDCDKPMPSPQEEEAAVKKKYGGIMPKKPPLISKVIYNLSANCFNYKINASFHKGLVYITCILCCQDHERAYFDSADWALGKQGVEKPKGPLEALRPKLQPTQQQTRYRKSPYAPSDGEEGGPAPSEDMHTQ; encoded by the exons ATGGAAGGCGTTAAAGAGCAAGAACGCGTTGAGGGAGACGCCCCGATGGATTGTGACAAGCCCATGCCTTCGCCCCAGGAAGAG GAGGCTGCAGTAAAGAAGAAGTACGGAGGAATCATGCCCAAAAAACCACCTCTTATTTCCAAGGTGATATATAATCTTTCAGCCAATTGTTTTAACTATAAAATAAATGCTAGCTTTCATAAAGGCCTTGTGTACATAACATGCATCCTCTGTTGTCAGGACCATGAGCGGGCCTACTTCGATTCTGCTGATTGGGCATTGGGGAAG CAAGGCGTAGAGAAGCCCAAAGGACCTCTTGAAGCCCTTCGCCCCAAATTGCAG CCAACACAGCAGCAGACAAGATACAGGAAATCTCCTTACGCTCCATCGGATGGTGAAG AAGGGGGACCGGCTCCATCTGAGGACATGCACACTCAGTGA
- the LOC116194792 gene encoding uncharacterized protein LOC116194792, which yields MRSIPLGVSVCPALDRQSPLINFKQISHFPSKGSLSHKTGVCKASQVADLFPTVSPEIVVREARLEDCWEVAETHCSSFFPEYSFPLDFILRIDRILAMVVGFSVPSGCKRTCLVAVIGSSADEPLLGNEDLRIGGLDARFSLNKGYVAGILTVDTVADFLPRRGPLRQRRTGTAYISNVAVREKFRRRGIAKRLIAKAEAQARAWGCRSIALHCDLNNPGALKLYREQGFKCINVPEGAKWPQPKTSPDIKFNLMMKLLKRPPSSSAA from the exons ATGCGGTCGATACCGTTGGGAGTCTCAGTCTGTCCCGCTCTCGATCGCCAAAGCCCTCTCATCAATTTCAAGCAAATTTCCCACTTCCCATCAAAAGGGTCCCTCTCCCATAAAACAG GAGTATGCAAAGCTAGTCAAGTGGCCGATTTGTTCCCGACGGTTTCTCCTGAGATTGTTGTGAGGGAGGCCCGACTTGAAGACTGCTGGGAAGTAGCTGAGACTCACTGCAGCTCCTTCTTCCCCGAATACTCTTTCCCGCTCGATTTCATCCTGAGGATTGACAGGATCTTGGCGATGGTTGTGGGGTTTTCCGTCCCAAGTGGTTGCAAGAGAACTTGCTTGGTTGCAGTTATTGGGAGCTCAGCCGATGAGCCCTTGTTGGGAAATGAAGACTTAAGGATTGGTGGGCTCGACGCTAGGTTCAGTCTCAACAAGGGATACGTTGCAGGGATATTGACTGTGGATACTGTGGCCGATTTTCTGCCGAGGAGGGGACCACTCAGGCAGAGGAG GACTGGAACCGCCTACATATCGAACGTGGCAGTGCGGGAGAAGTTCCGACGGAGGGGAATAGCAAAAAGGCTCATTGCCAAAGCTGAGGCCCAGGCCCGGGCCTGGGGCTGCCGATCAATCGCATTGCACTGCGACTTGAACAATCCCGGGGCCTTGAAGCTATACAGAGAGCAGGGATTCAAGTGTATTAATGTGCCTGAAGGAGCAAAATGGCCTCAGCCTAAGACCTCCCCTGACATCAAGTTCAACCTCATGATGAAGCTCTTGAAACGTCCTCCTAGTAGTTCTGCTGCCTAG
- the LOC116194790 gene encoding endoplasmic reticulum metallopeptidase 1, with protein sequence MRRREEISSAQSNLASTDERSGSSPAVDRSQETGVVVSSPRRSPFVWLILFLVITYCSWAVYNYQFESLPMPLTAEQAGKRGFSEIEAMKHVKALTDFGPHPVGSDALDLAVQYVLAAAEKINKTAHWEVEVEVDFFHANSGANRLVSGLFQGRTLVYSDLNHVILRISPKYVDEAGDSTILVSSHIDTVFSTEGAGDCSSCVAVMLELARAVSQWAHGFKNAVIFLFNTGEEEGLNGAHSFITQHPWSKTVRMAIDLEAMGIGGKSGIFQTGSNPWAIENYALVAKYPSGHVIAQDLFASGAIKSATDFQVYKEVANLSGLDFAYTDNGAVYHTKNDKLELLKAGSLQHLGENMLAFLLQTGPSRDLSQAHMMKNEQNSKGNSAIYFDILGMYMVLYTKNFANTLHNSVIMQSLMIWATSLFMGGYPAAVSLGLSCLSIILMWIFSTCFSALAAFILPLISSSPVPYVASPWLVVGLFGAPALLGALTGQHLGFLILKSYLSKVHSERKQLSTSTRGNLAKLEAERWLYKGGLIQWLILLVIGNYFGLGSSYLALAWLVPPAFAYGLLEATLTPVRFPRPLKLATLLFGLSVPVLISAGTFIRLAATVVAMLVRFDRNPGNIPDWLGNVIISTFIALVISLTMVYLLSYVHLSGAKRYFVFATLLMFGLSAAAVFSGLVPPFSDDTARAVNVVHVVDATGNKQGQGPTSYVSFFSTTPGKLTKEVDQIGEGFVCGRDKVVDFISFSVKYGCWTHDETEAGWSESDLPLLLIGDDTDSGLKRITRVSIDTKSSVRWVLAINTEEVEDFKLEGDSEELIPLDAKSSIDGWHIIQFAGGKNSPEKFDLTLLWGKHSADEARKAEKEKTRQPLLKLRTDLDRTTPKVEKVLTKLPSWCSLFGKSSSPYTLSFLRDLPVDF encoded by the exons ATGCGTCGGCGGGAGGAGATTTCTTCTGCGCAGTCTAACCTGGCAAGCACCGATGAAAGAAGTGGCAGCAGCCCTGCTGTTGATAGAAGTCAGGAAACTGGTGTTGTCGTTAGTAGCCCAAGGAGATCACCATTCGTATGGCTGATTCTGTTCTTGGTGATCACATACTGTTCCTGGGCTGTTTATAATTATCAGTTTGAGAGCTTGCCCATGCCCCTTACTGCTGAGCAAGCAGGCAAGAGAGGTTTCTCGGAGATAGAGGCAATGAAGCATGTGAAGGCTCTGACTGACTTTGGGCCGCATCCTGTTGGCTCTGACGCTCTCGATCTTGCTGTTCAG TATGTTTTGGCAGCAgcagagaaaataaataaaacagcCCACTGGGAGGTTGAGGTTGAAGTGGACTTTTTTCATGCAAATTCAGGCGCAAATCGTCTGGTCAGTGGCTTGTTCCAGGGGAGAACACTAGTTTATTCGGACTTAAATCATGTCATATTGAGAATTTCGCCGAAATATGTAGATGAAGCTGGAGATAGCACAATTCTGGTTTCTTCTCATATCGACACAGTTTTCTCAAC GGAAGGGGCTGGAGACTGCAGCTCCTGTGTTGCTGTTATGCTTGAACTTGCTCGGGCGGTTTCTCAATGGGCTCATGGATTTAAAAATGCTGTTATATTTTTGTTCAACACTGGTGAGGAAGAAGGTCTCAATGGAGCTCACAGCTTCATCACTCAG CATCCTTGGAGCAAAACTGTTCGCATGGCGATTGATTTGGAGGCAATGGGCATTGGAGGCAAGTCAGGGATATTTCAG ACTGGCTCAAATCCATGGGCCATTGAGAACTATGCTTTGGTCGCTAAATATCCATCTGGCCATGTGATTGCTCAA GATCTTTTTGCTTCTGGAGCTATTAAATCCGCAACGGATTTCCAAGTGTATAAAGAGGTTGCAAACCTCTCAGGGCTTGACTTTGCTTACACAGATAATGGTGCAGTTTATCACACTAAG AATGACAAATTAGAGCTATTGAAAGCGGGATCTCTTCAACATCTTGGGGAAAACATGCTCGCCTTTTTGCTCCAGACTGGTCCATCCCGAGATCTTTCTCAAGCCCATATGATGAAAAACGAACAGAACTCGAAGGGCAATTCAGCCATATATTTCGACATTTTG GGCATGTATATGGTCTTGTACACAAAAAACTTCGCGAATACGCTTCATAATTCGGTGATAATGCAGTCCCTTATGATATGGGCAACATCATTGTTCATGGGTGGATACCCAGCAGCCGTTTCTTTGGGTCTGTCCTGTCTGAGCATTATTCTTATGTGGATATTCTCGACATGTTTCTCGGCTCTCGCGGCTTTCATTCTACCTCTGATATCTTCTTCACCAGTCCCATATGTTGCAAGTCCGTGGCTAGTGGTTGGACTATTTGGTGCACCAGCACTTCTAGGAGCCCTGACAGGCCAACACTTGGGCTTTCTGATCCTTAAGAGTTACTTGTCAAAGGTCCACTCTGAAAGGAAGCAGTTATCAACCTCTACTCGAGGTAATTTGGCCAAGCTCGAAGCAGAGAGATGGCTTTACAAAGGAGGCTTGATCCAATGGCTCATCCTACTTGTGATTGGAAACTACTTTGGACTTGGGTCTTCATACTTGGCCCTCGCCTGGCTTGTTCCTCCAGCATTTGCAT atggCCTTCTTGAAGCAACTTTAACCCCAGTGCGATTCCCAAGGCCTCTTAAACTTGCAACTCTGCTCTTTGGCCTATCTGTGCCGGTCTTGATTTCTGCAGGCACATTTATTCGGTTAGCTGCAACAGTTGTGGCAATGCTAGTTCGATTTGACAG GAACCCTGGGAACATTCCGGATTGGTTGGGAAATGTAATTATCTCCACGTTCATAGCTCTAGTCATATCCCTGACAATGGTGTATCTCCTCTCGTATGTTCACCTTTCAG GTGCAAAGAGATACTTTGTCTTTGCAACTCTTCTCATGTTTGGCCTCTCAGCGGCTGCAGTCTTCTCGGGCTTGGTTCCACCATTCTCAGACGACACTGCAAGAGCTGTTAAT GTTGTCCATGTCGTAGACGCGACAGGTAACAAGCAAGGGCAGGGTCCCACCTCTTATGTGTCCTTTTTCTCTACGACTCCAGGTAAGTTGACCAAGGAGGTTGACCAGATCGGAGAAGGCTTTGTTTGCGGAAGAGATAAAGTCGTTGATTTCATCTCATTCTCGGTCAAATACGGGTGCTGGACCCATGACGAAACCGAAGCTGGGTGGAGCGAATCTGATTTACCACTGCTTCTCATTGGTGATGATACCGATAGTGGGCTCAAAAGAATCACTAGAGTCTCGATCGACACAAAGAGTTCAGTAAGGTGGGTGCTCGCAATAAATACTGAAGAAGTAGAGGACTTCAAGTTGGAAG GAGATTCCGAAGAGCTAATCCCATTGGATGCAAAGAGCAGCATTGACGGGTGGCATATAATCCAGTTTGCAGGTGGAAAGAATTCACCAGAAAAGTTCGACCTGACCCTGTTATGGGGGAAGCATTCTGCTGATGAAGCTCGGAAGGCAGAAAAAGAGAAGACTCGGCAGCCCCTTCTGAAGCTTAGGACGGACTTGGACCGGACAACTCCCAAGGTAGAGAAAGTCCTGACAAAGCTGCCCTCCTGGTGTTCTCTGTTCGGGAAATCCTCGTCGCCCTACACGCTCTCGTTCCTAAGAGATCTCCCAGTTGACTTCTAG